In a single window of the Penaeus chinensis breed Huanghai No. 1 chromosome 4, ASM1920278v2, whole genome shotgun sequence genome:
- the LOC125046623 gene encoding uncharacterized protein LOC125046623, which yields MKAIILALVVFGVAFVSSQGEPWCRCALFVSSSHAEWMVYELPEVSIADCESHSQCKNRCTKEFNEMTNHMDLWATVNNATIGQYICEDLYSHLIFFIHNSYVHAYYEMCGGPWEYAGLDSQQMLCCDRGEHKHCIS from the exons ATGAAGGCCATCATCCTAGCACTGGTTGTCTTTGGCGTCGCTTTTGTCAG CTCCCAGGGTGAGCCATGGTGTCGCTGCGCCCTGTTCGTTTCCTCCTCGCACGCTGAGTGGATGGTCTACGAGCTGCCCGAAGTCAGCATCGCCGACTGCGAGAGCCACAGCCAGTGCAAGAACCGCTGCACCAAAGAG TTTAACGAGATGACGAACCACATGGACTTGTGGGCGACCGTCAACAACGCCACGATCGGCCAGTACATCTGCGAAGACTTATATTCGCACCTTATCTTCTTCATCCATAACTcctac GTCCACGCCTACTACGAGATGTGTGGAGGACCCTGGGAATACGCCGGCCTCGACTCCCAACAGATGCTGTGCTGCGATAGGGGAGAGCATAAGCACTGTATCTCGTAA
- the LOC125046617 gene encoding uncharacterized protein LOC125046617: MKTFLFTVTALLAVGFVSSQSEPWCRCALFVSSSSAEIMVYELPEVNITDCNSHNQCKNRCTNEFNQMTNEMDLWSTVNGETVGQYICQNLYGNFVFFIHNSYVHAYYEMCGGPWEYANLDSQQMLCCNVGQHEHCISR; encoded by the exons ATGAAGACCTTTCTGTTTACCGTGACCGCCCTCCTCGCCGTCGGCTTCGTCAG CTCACAGTCGGAGCCTTGGTGCCGCTGTGCGCTGTTCGTGTCGTCCAGCAGCGCGGAGATCATGGTCTACGAACTGCCCGAAGTCAACATCACCGACTGCAACAGCCACAACCAATGCAAGAACCGCTGCACAAATGAG TTCAACCAGATGACTAACGAGATGGACTTGTGGTCTACCGTGAACGGCGAGACTGTCGGTCAATACATCTGCCAGAATCTGTACGGaaacttcgtcttcttcatccacAACTCCTAC GTTCACGCTTACTACGAGATGTGCGGAGGACCCTGGGAATACGCCAACCTCGACTCCCAGCAGATGCTGTGCTGCAATGTTGGCCAGCACGAGCACTGCATCAGCCGTTAA
- the LOC125025290 gene encoding uncharacterized protein LOC125025290, producing the protein MYTLPESSKETITPNKRFIDKPLGSTPAYNDTTKFQNSLTMKVLLFTLTALVAVGLISGQGEPWCRCALFVSSSYAEWMVLELPEVNITDCNSHDQCKWHCIRELNEMTNDMDLWSTANNATVGQYICEDLYSHFIFFIHNSYVHAYYEMCGGPWEYTGLDSQQMLCCDRGQHKHCISK; encoded by the exons ATGTATACTCTACCTGAGAGCAGTAAAGAGACTATTACACCAAATAAAAGGTTTATAGACAAGCCATTAGGAAGTACGCCAGCTTACAACGATACA ACAAAGTTTCAGAATTCACTCACCATGAAGGTCTTACTGTTTACATTGACCGCCCTCGTTGCTGTCGGTTTAATCAG CGGCCAGGGCGAACCATGGTGTCGCTGCGCCCTCTTCGTCTCGTCCTCGTACGCTGAGTGGATGGTCCTCGAACTCCCGGAGGTCAACATCACCGACTGCAACAGCCACGACCAGTGCAAGTGGCATTGCATTCGAGAG CTCAATGAGATGACGAACGACATGGACTTGTGGTCAACCGCCAACAACGCCACGGTCGGCCAGTACATCTGCGAAGACCTATATTCtcacttcatcttcttcatccacAATTCATAC GTTCACGCCTACTACGAGATGTGCGGCGGACCCTGGGAGTACACGGGCCTGGATTCCCAACAGATGCTGTGCTGCGATAGGGGTCAACACAAGCACTGCATCTCGAAATGA
- the LOC125046632 gene encoding uncharacterized protein LOC125046632: protein MKSIVLALTVLGFAYVSAQSEPWCRCALFVSTEHTEWMVYELPEVVITDCESHNQCKNRCTKEFNEMTNNMDLWSTVNDATVGSYLCQNVEHFIHNKYVHAYYEMCGGPWEYAGLDSQQMLCCHQGQHEHCVSK, encoded by the exons ATGAAGAGTATCGTCCTTGCTCTGACTGTTCTCGGCTTTGCCTACGTCAG CGCCCAAAGCGAGCCATGGTGTCGCTGCGCCCTGTTTGTCTCGACTGAACACACGGAATGGATGGTCTACGAGCTGCCTGAAGTGGTCATCACCGACTGCGAGAGCCACAACCAGTGCAAGAACCGCTGCACCAAAGAG TTCAATGAGATGACAAACAACATGGACCTGTGGTCAACAGTCAACGATGCAACGGTCGGCTCCTACCTCTGCCAGAACGTGGAACACTTCATCCACAACAAATAC GTCCACGCCTACTACGAGATGTGCGGCGGACCCTGGGAGTACGCCGGCCTCGATTCCCAACAGATGCTGTGCTGTCACCAGGGACAACACGAGCACTGCGTCTCCAAGTGA